The segment tttccaatttagttaaaattttcttaagttaTCTTAAACGGTTTATaacaattctattttttatttcttctttaattcaataatattttttaattttatatttttgtttttcttattctttACAGATggcattaaacatatttattcaattacaaaaccaaaaattatgttttgtgATGGTTCGGCTTATCAGAAAGTGAAAGAATCATTTGCTGAATGTGGTTTGACCTCAAAAATTGTTACAGTACGCGATCACATTGAAGGTGTTCCTAGTTTGGAtcgatttttaaatgaaactggaaatgaaaattattttaagtaagtaagacttttttaaatgactgaagaagtatttttataaataatttaacaaaatttggcacatggtCATTCATTTTACCAAAGACGAAAGCTATTGATaatgattgaaatcggtccatatttaaATCTGCTAAATCCACTGTACtttcatttaataattaaaaaattgtatttaatttaattttgttctttcTAAAGCatcaaattacaattaaaagacATTCATCAGAGAACATATGATTCTCTGCAATGCTCCAAAGATAGAGAACCAGTTTCTTTGCATCTTCCTATAACCTGCAAATTAGTCCAATATATTGGTATCtcacttagggcgggtttttcagataaagataatacctatacattatttgtttaaacattgtttaatatatgttttgagtttttcattaatcattaacgttacttattatcttgatttaactgagtgttattggccaattaaacttaagttataagtgagaaaacacaattaacaaaaacaataaaacaatgatttcggaagaacaaaaacttaatattttatgtaaattgcaattttctgatttgttttatcaatattatttatttgttgtaaatgttttaagtaaattgcaattttctgatttgttttatcaatattttaaatgtttatttacatttttttctaaaaattttcatttaacaaaagtattattttgcaaaaaccaGCTGttcattatttatgtttttgagtgcagtcgtaattcaggtctgagttggggaacaactctcgcgtcattgcgattatttcttaaacgcgttcaggcttgtgtttgttgcctggatttcgacagttttgcttctcgctcgcactggtgtagtgtattacttcatataactgttcaaagttatatgttgtctacattaacctcgtgctttcgtatcacctcaagtgaggttatgttttattggtgaaGACCATAAATTACTCAAACGTTTATACCCTGGtagagaccattaaaactcaacTGTTTAAACCCTgatggagaccattaaaactcttgaAATTTACTGGTGGTGTACCATTCACAGCTCAAATTTAACTTAAGTGTTTAAAGGTTTCAAGCTTCCTATGTGAAGATATAGGTCGAGGAGGATTCCCTTTAAACCAACGTGGGACACCCTGGCATTTTGCTTATGAGCTCAGCCAACAAttcaaataatcataaaaatgaaCTTAAATCAATAACTGAACAACACAATCATTGGTTAAAGTcagcctaaatttgttccgagtttagtCTATTtgaactgagtagtaagaaatcCTTCCTTACTGACAAAGAACCTATTTGAGCAATGCCCTGTTGGCATCTCTATCAGAATACTAAATATGCATTTATCCACTGCTATAAGTGTCTTAATAGATCTCACATCAAGTGTTGACCAAATGGCTTTTGATATTTTGCAATCAATTTACTACTCCAAGACTGGTTAACGATGCGACAGTTTGGTATTTTTACAATCCAATCTATGTCAAGATTCTAGTCGTCCAGCTAGTTTGATTAAAACTTCCTTACCATACATATTGCCTCTGCATCTAACACACTAATCTGTAATTCCGCTAGGAGCTACTAACTTTTTTGCtgctttcttttttgtttgtaaattttcatAAGGGAAAGGTAGCAGTTCGTTAGTTAGTGATTAGTTTGTTTTCATCAATAAGCCTAATAGAGTCTTAATAGTTTCCTAGTCAACATAGCCGCCACAAAATTGTCTATAGGTGCCAGGTGCATAGGATTACTACTAATGGCACCATTAGGCACATCTTAACCTTTATTGACAATGCAACCACAAGATAAAATAGGTCTGACAATCCCATTAACCAAATCTGGTTGCAGACCACAGTGCTTTCCTAAAATGCAACACTTCATATGATGGGAAAATCTGGGTTCAAATTCGTATAAAGTATATTCTGCTTAAGATGTGTATTTAAGTACTGTACAGAATAAAACTTTCAAAGATgtgattaaaattgtttttccatttattaGATGTGTGGAATTAGAAGACGGTTATGATCAAACGGCTGTAATTATTTGTTCATCCGGTACAACGGGTCTGCCCAAGGGTGTATGTGAATCTCATGCCAGTATCTTAAACACGCTGTAAGTATAAAAAGCTTCCATAtcaaattttaatgattattattattagttacTCACTTTTGaattattctatatttttttagcaaacTACCTCCTAGTGGCAGTATACTTTCCTTTAGTTCCATTTACTGGATATCTGGCATATTTGCTCTCATTACCGGCACCATTGAGAATATGACACGTGTTATTAGTTATCAATCTTATAATGCTGAAGATGCTCTAGAGATGATTAAAcgttataatattgaactattTCTGGGACCACCAAATCAATTGGCTTTGATGTTAGCTTCGCCGAAATTCGACAAAGACTATTTGGCAagtgtaaaattatattttatgctaGGTAGTCCATTGCCCTTCCAATTGGTGggaaaattaaaatcatacatACCGGATGCTTCCATATATGTGGGCTATGGCATGAGTGAAACCTGTGGCGGTATTGCGGGAGGAATAGCTATTAGCAAACGTAATTGTGGACAGTTATTTgataatatagaaataaaaataatcgatGAAAATGGTAGACACGAGGGGGAGTTGGTAGTTGGTGAAATATGTGCTCGCACTCAGTATAAATGGTCGGGTTATTATGGCAATCCTCAGGCAACATCTGAAATATATGACTCAGAACGTTGGGTACACACTGGAGATCTCGGCTATGTAGACAATGGTTGTGTTTTTGTGGTCGATCGCAAAAAGGATATTCTAAAGTACAACAACTTCCATTTCTTTCccaatgaaattgaaaatgttataaTGGGACTACCAGATGTTGTTGAGGTATGTGTTTGTGGTATTCCCGATGTTGTAACAAATAATTTGCCAGCTGCTGCCGTTGTTAAGACTGCCAATAGTACTTTAACAGAAGAACAGGTCTATAAACATGTCACTGTGTTGGCACATTATAAACATTTGCGTGGTGGAGTTTATTTCGTTGAGCAACTTCCGAAAACAATATCGGGCAAAGTACTTCGTCGTAAAGTAACGGAATTGTGTACGGAGCTGTATAGAGCAAAAAATCCATCAgcagaaaatgatttttaatgcaAGTTTGTGATATAATGTGAAaattgtaagtaaattttacaaataattaactGTGTCTAGatacgtttatatatatttttaactaatcaAGATTTATTGATGTAAAActgttaaatataaatgttcattttttatctttattaaaaatctggATAGGTGAATAGTTAAAATGTCAGGTTTGTGTTAtatataggctagacttaagatgtttctaaattaatttaaattttattttattgaattagtaACCCAGATGTGCAATCCAAATCGAATTCTAAGAGACCAAACTTATTTAAATCAGTTTACTGTGAACAATGctataaacatttatagaaatttgtatttgtttcgcCAATGTGACAATCTAGGGAAAATATCTTTAGATTTGTTGCATgtgacataattttaaaataataatctaaaaaagtaatagttatataaaaagcaacttcaaaaaaataattgatatatGGCAACTCTCAATATAGTGTTTTTTCCAACtagaaataatttataactttataaatccAAAATATCTTGAATCGGTAAttgttataacaataaaaaaagtatttttaaaaagaaatggtTTGGCAACTCTgccaaaattagtttttcaacaACTAGAACCAATTACCAATCATATGACACCGATATCAATCATTTCAGTATAAATGatggcaaaaaaaatttaaatcgctGACTTAGCAACCTTTtcgaaataagttttaaaaaatccagtAATAATTTCCTAACATACGggtacaaaattgtttaaatcggTTCAGGATATagtaatttatagaaaactttaaaattatatcaaCAAAAGCAAAATGAAAGTTAAAAATCGTTTTGGCAACCCTgccaaaataagttttataaaaactagaACTAATTACCAATCATATGACATCATATGTATTAAAATCGGTTGAGTATATACGAAAATATagcaattataataaatttaagtaatCTTAGTTAAATAAACAACTTGGTAACActgttgaaataagttttataaaattcactAATAGTTTCCTAACGTACAAGTCCAAATCCGTTTAATCGTTCAATCGGTTCAGTAATTAATagaaaacatcaaaattatataaacaaaaacaaataaaaaatattaaaaaactacatGGCAACCATgtcaaaatagttttataaatactagaataaatttttactaatatgGCACTAATATTACACTAATATCATTACAATCTGTTAAGTATATacgaaaatttaacaattataataaatttgaacAGTTATAACAATAAACGACATGGTAACCctgtataaataagttttattaaatccaGTAACAACTTCCAAACGTACGAGTCCAAAATAGCTGAAAAAGGTTGAGTATATAAATAGATATagtaatttatagaaaacattaatgTTATATCAACAAATGCAAATTAAAAAGAAGAATGTCTACATGGCATCCctgcaaaaataagttttacaaaaactagAATAAATTTCCAATCATATGACATCAATATCATTAAAATCTGTTTAGTAAATacgataatataacagttataaTAAATTCTGATAGTTATAACAATAAACAACTTGGCAACCCTATCCAAATAAGTTTTATGAAATCCTGTAATAATTTCCTAACGTATGAgtccaaaattatttaaatcggtTCAGTATATACAAAGATATAGTAATTAAAAGAAAGCGATAGTTgtcccaaaaaaattaaaaaaaacttaatgaaaacaactaaaaaattaaaaaaaaactttatgaaaacGACTTGGCAACCCTgtcaaaataagttttacaaaaactagAATCAATTTACAATCATATGACACCAATATCATTGAAATCGTTTCAGTATATACCaatatataacaattataaaaaaatcttaataattataacaataaacGTCTTGGTAACCCTgtctaaatatgttttatgaaaTTCTGTAATAATTTCCTAAAGTACGAgtccaaaattgtttaaatcggTTCAGTATATACAGAGATAtagtaatttaaagaaaacattaaagttataTCAACAGAAGCaagtaaaaaataagaaagGCAACATGGCAACTctgtgaaaataagttttacaaaaactagAATCAATTTCCAATCGTATGACATCAATATCGTTGTAATCGGTTCAGTATATACGGAGATATAACGACTTAAAGAAATCCCGCATTTAGGTGAATTTCATTAAAtgtaaaagcaaataaaaaataagatagATGACCTGGCAACCCTgtcaaaataagttttacaaaaactagAATCAATTTCCAACCATATGACATCAATATCGTTGTAATCGGTTCAGTATATACGGAGATATAACGATTTAAAGGAATCCCGCATTTTGGTGAATTTCATGAAATGTGGCAACCCTGGTAAAGTATTGTGTCAGCGCCATCTATTGGTCGACCTGGTTTTACTTCGCACAAACAAAATTTGGTCACCCAATAGATGGCGCTGTACGGACATCATTACAGTGTTGCCAGCCTCGAAAAATTTCCCCATATTGATGTACGGCATTGCCAGAACAAAATTAGCAAAAAGccgttaaatttaaatgaaattaaacaaaaatttagcaTATCTTGGGCATTTTTCagccaattttattaaaaatggtcTCATTTGAAAGGTATTTTTATAGGCTTTCTAATGagaataaatattgttaatataatgtttccaataaattattatacgtatatttattataattttgttgcaataaatatatatgtagatcTGCTTAATACGTaatttcagttttctttttttcatacaattttagagagtttttttttctttaatttggtgacatttaattgtttttttataaagattttgttttcttatagaatAACTGCCATtaaccgatttttttttttaagttttccgaTTATATCTTTTTTGAAGAGAAATTTAGtattaagaatatttatatttagagaCATAATGTAATAAtaccttaaaaaaataagattgttataaaaaattattgatgttaagttttgtttaaaaaaaatttacagaaatatttaatacaaattaaaattgttaaacaatttattattagtttttttttttaataattttatgtaagagcggaaaatttttcatttttaatgaacttataataatactttaaaggaggaaataaaataatataaggaGCCAAATAAAGAGATACaatttaaaactgaaatttgAAATACCAAATAAAGGGAGGGAAAGgatataattaaaactttaaaaagatttgcttattaaaaaaaagtaaattaaaagaagtagaaaaaaagtaaaggataataatgctaaataattgtaaaattgcCATTTGAAACAACTTTATATAAAAGTCTTTTTTAAAGCTGTATAAATATAATTCATCATGCTTTgttcgttttcttttttcaacttCTTTTTTTCGTTACTTTTTCTCACCTTGATTCACTTAAACCTCATCGTTTTGATTCATTTTGAGCTCATTGAGAGTAGCATTAAATCTAGACCATTCATCCCTTGATGGTTGTGCTAAATGCTCGGCCACATCGTAGACATACAAATGGCCAGCATCATCACCAACGGTGACATGTTGGCCATTTGGCATCCACGAAACACGATTTAAAGCTGGAGCACCATCAACTACAACAGATGCTGTGGGTACTTCGGTGTCTTGATTTAGATTCCATAAATCAAGACGACCACTACCATCGACAGCAGCAAAGAGAGCAGGATGAATGGGAGACCAGGCTACATCCATAACATAATCGGAGTTATCTTCAAACGAAT is part of the Lucilia cuprina isolate Lc7/37 chromosome 3, ASM2204524v1, whole genome shotgun sequence genome and harbors:
- the LOC111680650 gene encoding probable 4-coumarate--CoA ligase 1: MVLTNQTTYDKVNKIWCGKKTQSRFGPESSVGSVIYESLQKDPDHIAQICYPSDKKYTNKDILTLSIRVAQHLERLKLKQTEVIGICAGNSDFLAPLVFGCMFRGLTISTLDPSFDKDGIKHIYSITKPKIMFCDGSAYQKVKESFAECGLTSKIVTVRDHIEGVPSLDRFLNETGNENYFKCVELEDGYDQTAVIICSSGTTGLPKGVCESHASILNTLKLPPSGSILSFSSIYWISGIFALITGTIENMTRVISYQSYNAEDALEMIKRYNIELFLGPPNQLALMLASPKFDKDYLASVKLYFMLGSPLPFQLVGKLKSYIPDASIYVGYGMSETCGGIAGGIAISKRNCGQLFDNIEIKIIDENGRHEGELVVGEICARTQYKWSGYYGNPQATSEIYDSERWVHTGDLGYVDNGCVFVVDRKKDILKYNNFHFFPNEIENVIMGLPDVVEVCVCGIPDVVTNNLPAAAVVKTANSTLTEEQVYKHVTVLAHYKHLRGGVYFVEQLPKTISGKVLRRKVTELCTELYRAKNPSAENDF